Within Macrobrachium nipponense isolate FS-2020 chromosome 20, ASM1510439v2, whole genome shotgun sequence, the genomic segment GGTAAGAGAAAGACACTTCTCTCCCTTTGCAGTAGAGCTTCGAACAGCATTCTGGGTAAGGCTTTCCCTCGACTCGCACGATGTAGCAGTCCTCGCTGTCCAGTTTGGGAGGCTCGGCGCATCTGTCAAGGGGGAAGAGAAAAGACTTCAGTATTTAGACAAAGCTTTGAAAGGCGATACGAAAGACGAAGTATATATAGCATCTGAATAAAGTTATCCTGTATATAAGAGAATGTTAGAGCTAAAAAAAGCACCCATAAAACAAAGTAGCCTATAGTAGGATTCTTCTTAAATTGTAATgcttatgatttttctttgtgGTTCGGTATCCCATTTCTTCCGTCTTTTTGCCTGCGTTCTTAGGGCCTAAGCTACGGAAGAACCTAAGATGTCGGCttctgcagtaaaaaaaaaaaaaaaaaaaaaagtgccagtGAAAAATTGGCCCTTTTTATTTCTGGTTGAAGCCGTAAATATATGGTTTTAGAGAGAACAGTTCCAGCTGCAAATATTCTCACGTAAAAATTGTAATAACTCGGTTTAATGGGGCGGAAAGGTGGAGAGACGATAATACTTATTGTTTGTAATTCTAGGGCTGGGGGCATTGCGTGGAAGTTCAACACTCGCTTTTAGTtttcgctttttgttttttttgttttttttgtttagaaCCTAGATGGAtatttcgtcttttcatttacttttttatttctattagacGTTAAGATGTCAACTAAAAAGATAAGGAAACTATATAtctgtaaaaatataatatatatatatatatatatatatatatatatatatatatatatatgtgtatatatatatatatatatatatatatatatatgtacatatatattatatatatatatatatatatatatatatatatatatatatatatatatatatatatatatatatatatatatatatatatatatatatatatatatatatatatatatatatagtatatatatactatatatatatatatatatatatatatatatatgtatatatatatatatatatatatatatatatatatgtgtgtgatatatatatatatatataatatatatatatatatatatatatatatatatatatatatatatatatatacacacacacacgtacgtgtgtgtgtatttgtatgtttatgattCTTGActgcaaaggaaaagaaacagtCATTGACGAAGGTGAGCAAAGCTTTCAGCTGCTTGCCCTTATCCATTGCCTTTGCAATAAATGAGGTCAAGCCTCTTGCCCGGCGACAACTGATTAGATGTTGAAAAAGCTAGCAACAGGGCTTATAGGAGAAGCGACTTATTGAGGGAGAGTTTGTGGtgtccagacgctcttctgtttCTTATTTCGTTCCATGGTAAAAAAAGGTCTTGTATATTGGAAGAGAGATATCTAAGTGTTGTGAATAAATAACTGAACGCACTCTGAAATCAGATGTGATAGAAATAAGTGAGATAAATGCATTTTCAGTTGAGGCGAAGAGCACCTATGTAAGAAGGTTAGATCACGCAATGGAAGATTAAGAAGATGGAGTTAGCATTACTGTGCCACGATATCTGAGGTAGATGGATCACGTGGAATGTCTCCATTAAACCAGAGTCGCTTTCTTTAACTTCCCGCCCCacagggggatagtgccgtcagtggacctcatgcggtgcactgtaggcattacttaaggttcttcgcagcgtacCTTCGtcccatagctgcaaccacttttgttacttttactgtacctcctttcatatgctctttcttcatcttactttccaccctctcctaacacttgattcatagtgcaactgcgaggttttcctcctgttacgcctttcaaaccttttactgttaatatccatttcagcgctgaatgacccagtGCTTTGCatttggactaaattctatattcaactcagctCTTCCCTCCTCCAGAGAGAAAACAGATGCGTGCGGGGATTAAGATACAGAATGAACTCAATAGAGCCTCACCTGGTGCGCTTCTCCAAGAGAGTGCCGTTGGATGCGACGTAGCAGGTGGCCCTTTCACAGGTGTGATCTATGGTCCAAGTTTCCCCCTGGTCTCTAAGAGAGCACCTTTCCGCGTCAAAGCAACGCCCGCTGTAATCTGAAAACGAAAATGCTGAATTAGGAAACAGATAAGAATCTGaggaaaataacagtaataacttggcaaggaaaacaaaaatgtcaTAACAGCTGCAGCTTTGAGGTTTATAAGTGCACGGTTAGGTAAAGTTATGACAACAAATCTGATAAACATGGCCCTTgagattaaattttaaaatgtcaTTAACAGTGAAAGCTTTCTCTTGGTAATTAATTCTAGGACTTTAATCCTCTTATAGGTGAATGATCGAGACAccgatgaaatggaaaaaaaagactaaaactatTAAGGACAAACATGGAATAATTTAAACGTCTATGTTTTCGCTTGaaacatagaattttttttttttattaatatagtgACCTTTATCAGACAGGTTAATTAATCATTAATGTGCCCATAAAATGTAACTTGTAATTATTACTAGTCACCACAACTTTTTATAATCatcgtcacttttttttcttccactTGTCGTTAGATTTAATAGCATAGCAAAAGATCCTCACATATTTTCATCttacttcagttttttcttttccttctcctcacCTTGATAATAGGATTAGAGAAATCTATCCGCACCGAATTCCGCGTCTTAGTTTTGCGTCCGTAGTACTTTGCCTCGTACCACACTTGAATGCGTTTGAATGGAGTCATTGATGACAGTGTAAACTCCAGTTTTCAGCAGCAAAATAATTTTGAGATATACAATAGAAacacgtttttcctttttttgctggTGTAAGTAATCAGCAATGTTCAGTGACGCAGTAAGGAGTTAGTACTTTCTCCAACCATCATTCATGAGGAGGATTGTGTTTTGCCAGTGGCTTCGAGATCTTGGTTCGGTGGCTGTTCTCGTCTTTTGCCGCTGTGCTTTGGAATTCTCTCATTGCTCTCCCTTTTTGCCACGATGCCTATAACCTTCCACCTTTCAAAAAGCCGAAATACAGATTTTTTTCGGTCTTGGTTttgacatattttcctttttctgtctttttctttatctttcataTTCCCATCGGCCTTTGCGCATAAATGATGCTCGTGTTAACTTTTTTGTTACTTCGTTTATGTCTACTTGAACATAACATGCAGTTAACACATAAAATATGTCTAACACATGATGCCTTCGTGCACTCATGCATTAGTACCTATATAAAATTCTTTGTCTCAAATACAGTGTTGATGTAAATAAATATGCAAGTATGTAAACTCAATAATGGTAAACTTGCAGGATATATCAAAGTAATACTACTCGGTAAAAAAACCCAACATATTTACCACCAAATTTGTAAAACATCTAGACCATGACAAGAGACTGAGGCGAAATGTCATAATTTAAAGCTTACTTTTTATAGGAAAAACTGTAGGCttttcattattatgaatacaACAAAACCTTTCtcacataaaagtaaaatataggtATGTTCAATAATATCACATCCCCGAACTACAATACTCTCTTTGCTTTGCAAAAACCAAAGTCTCGCAAtaagacagaaaaaagaaaaaacagtaattaaGAGCAGGCTACAAAGCATTCTACTATGACGTAAAATGCCAGCAGTAACCAGGGTAGCTAACGATAGTAGTGCCTCCCTCCCGCTGACGTTCACGGTGGTCCGCTCGTGACTTGTCCGATTACTCTCTACTGGCTTCGTATTCTTCACCACAATCATTCAGTGCAGGCTTCGTGTTCACCGCCATAGGAACCCGTCTTGTAGCTGACCTGCTGGCCTTAACAAACTCCTGTAGGCATTCTATTATAAACTTGTCAAATTGGCGCTTCGGTTCAAGGCCTCTGGTTTGGTATTGCCGTTaaagaaaaaagtggaaaaataatAGACTTTCTGGTTTGTTGAATATGCCAGCTTCATTTAGCCTCTTGACAGGCGTCAGTCATTGCTAATGAGAAGATTCTGAAACTGAAAAGAATTCGTGAAAAAATGGAACGATTATAATGAAGGAAAAGTCTTTCGGAACATACTTttagtttgctgtaaaagaaaactattaagatgactttttctgtccgccctcagagcttaaaaactactgagacttgTTGATCATcgacccttcaatcatcaaacttactaaatgcagccctctagcctcagtagttttaattttatttaaggttaaaattagccataatcgtgtgtctggcaacgatatagggcaggccaccacgggccgtggctgaaagagtcatgggccgtggctcatacagtattatccgagaccacagaaagatagatctatttttggtggcctggatTATAGGCTGTATTGAAAACTGGATTGCGCGAAGAAACTTCGGgacttttttgtttaaatattgaaAAATCGTTAAACAAGATGTAGATTAAGGCAGGATTCCACCGAGGCAACGTGTAGCATGCGACTGACGCTTTCAACAAGTATGTTGACTGCGGCTTTCAACCAGGAGACATGTTGCCTGCGACAAGGCAACACCGTTGTTGCTTGTAGCATGCTACCTGCTTTGTTGACTGCTGAATGCCACAAAACCTTTTCCGCCAATTTATCAACAGATGTCTCGGCGACGGTCGCTGCTGCTGCACATTTAGTGTTGTGCTCTCAAACTCACCATGCAatcttctaaaaataataataataatagcaaagaaAGCTGCTGTGACCTACAAAAGAAGGCTGATAAAAAATGACCTGTTACTTGAGTGACttatttaaaaaacatataaattactGCACAAAGCTACGATAAaatctgaaataatggaaattgttcatttaagtaaaataaaaagtcaaatatccAACGTCGGCATTTCGTCCTTTAAAAAGATGAAGATTGAttactcatgagagagagagagagagagagagagagagagagagagagaatgcccaaTTTTCTGAACTGTCGTTTCTAGCAccatcttttgtgtgtgtgtgtatgtgtgtgtaagagagagagaatagccaaCGAGAGTATTTGCCACTGCTAGTACGATATCTTGAGAAAGGAGAATCTTCTCTCCAAACACTCACATGCGAGAGTGTGCAGTACGCGAGTTCTGGATCTGTTTTACTAGTTAAATTTCTCTGCCCATCCCCACAGCGCATCTTGTTTAGCATGGTTACTCTTGTACTCTGTCGAGGATATATCCCATAGAACAGCAAGTTTCCTATATTCTTCTATAAATTCTATGGTTTTTTTCTTGCGACTAATTCATCTTGATGCTTTCAACATCGAATCCTTCCCCCGGGAGGTGGGAAGGCGTTCAACACATAGGCAACAGGCTAAATCTTGTCGCATGCTTCAGGTTATACGGCAACAAGTTGCCATCTGTCGCATGCCACACAGTTGAATTGGTGGAAACCACTTGGCGTATGAGAATGTAGCATGCCACATGTTGCCAAAATGTTGCTTCGGGGAATTCCGCCTTAAGAAGATAAGGTGAGTTAAGCAGGAGTCGATTTTTCAATTCTTCCGTGCATGACGTCACATACTTCACTCTGCCCGGTCGGCCGCCGGGTCAGTAGTTACGTTCTTCCCCTTAAATGTGGTGACAAGCA encodes:
- the LOC135224726 gene encoding uncharacterized protein LOC135224726, whose amino-acid sequence is MNRVLCLLAAVWVFAFISCVEGQEGLIRYVRADELRDYSGRCFDAERCSLRDQGETWTIDHTCERATCYVASNGTLLEKRTRCAEPPKLDSEDCYIVRVEGKPYPECCSKLYCKGREVSFSYLEKK